In Deinococcus maricopensis DSM 21211, one genomic interval encodes:
- the glnA gene encoding type I glutamate--ammonia ligase, which translates to MTRTAADILQQLHADDVRFLRLQFSDILGSVKNIEVPASQFEKALSGDVMFDGSAVQGFTRIEESDMLLRPDLSTFLVLPPFSAAEGERGRVARLICDVYLPDGTPFEGDPRFVLRRQVERAARMGFEFYCGPEPEFFLFERAANGDSTTVTHDKAGYFDLAPIDRGERIRREITNKLVEMGFEIEAAHHEVAPGQHEIDFRYADALKTADNIATFKFAVKRVALEYGLLASFLPKPVAGINGSGMHCHLSLFRNGQNAFYDERAEYGLSLTALHFIGGLLEHAPGLVAVTNPLVNSYKRLVPGFEAPINVAWSTSNRSAMIRVPAKRGNSTRAEFRLPDPSCNPYLALAVMLAAGLDGIEEKMEPPPAIQRNIYKMTVREKRHHRIRELPANLSEALEALERDEVMRETLGEHVLSNFVQAKRAEWVAYSAAVHQWELDQYLDLV; encoded by the coding sequence ATGACTCGTACCGCAGCAGACATCCTTCAACAACTTCACGCCGACGACGTCCGGTTCCTGCGCCTGCAGTTCTCGGACATTCTCGGCAGCGTCAAGAACATCGAGGTGCCCGCCAGCCAGTTCGAAAAGGCCCTGAGCGGCGACGTCATGTTCGACGGCAGCGCCGTTCAGGGCTTCACGCGCATCGAGGAATCCGACATGCTCCTGCGCCCGGACCTGAGCACCTTCCTGGTGCTGCCGCCCTTCAGCGCGGCGGAAGGCGAGCGCGGACGCGTCGCCCGCCTGATCTGCGACGTGTACCTGCCGGACGGCACGCCGTTCGAGGGCGACCCGCGCTTCGTGCTGCGCCGACAGGTGGAGCGGGCCGCGCGCATGGGCTTCGAGTTCTACTGCGGGCCGGAACCGGAATTCTTCCTGTTCGAACGCGCCGCAAACGGGGACAGTACCACCGTCACGCACGATAAGGCCGGCTACTTCGACCTGGCGCCCATTGACCGTGGGGAGCGCATCCGGCGGGAAATCACCAACAAGCTCGTGGAGATGGGCTTCGAGATCGAGGCGGCGCACCATGAGGTCGCGCCCGGGCAGCACGAGATCGACTTCCGGTACGCCGACGCGCTGAAAACGGCCGATAACATCGCCACGTTCAAGTTCGCAGTGAAACGCGTGGCGCTGGAGTACGGACTGCTCGCGAGCTTCCTGCCGAAGCCGGTGGCGGGCATCAACGGGAGCGGCATGCACTGCCACCTGAGCCTGTTCCGTAATGGCCAGAACGCCTTCTATGACGAGCGGGCCGAGTACGGGCTGTCACTGACGGCGCTGCACTTTATTGGGGGGCTGCTGGAGCACGCGCCTGGGCTGGTGGCGGTCACGAATCCGCTCGTGAACAGCTACAAACGCCTGGTGCCGGGGTTCGAGGCGCCGATCAACGTGGCGTGGAGCACCAGCAACCGTTCCGCCATGATTCGCGTGCCCGCGAAACGTGGGAACAGCACGCGCGCGGAGTTCCGCCTGCCTGATCCGTCCTGCAACCCCTACCTGGCGCTCGCGGTGATGCTCGCGGCAGGCCTGGACGGGATCGAGGAGAAGATGGAGCCGCCGCCGGCCATTCAGCGCAACATCTACAAGATGACCGTACGCGAGAAGCGGCATCACCGTATCCGTGAGCTGCCGGCGAACCTGAGTGAGGCGCTGGAGGCGCTGGAGCGTGACGAGGTGATGCGCGAGACGCTGGGTGAGCATGTACTGTCGAACTTCGTGCAGGCGAAACGTGCGGAGTGGGTGGCGTACAGCGCGGCTGTGCATCAGTGGGAGCTGGATCAGTACCTGGACCTGGTGTGA
- a CDS encoding branched-chain amino acid ABC transporter substrate-binding protein: protein MKKFGLTAMMLAGALALGNASAATVIKIATLSPLSGGQSDLGTQIKNGAQLAVNEYKAQFAKLGFDLQLVGYDDQADPATGTASARKIAADKSILAVVGTLNSGVAIPSSAALQPSHVAMVSPANTANQVTDRGLSNMNRIVARDDAQGPAGANFIMSNLKAKKVYIINDKTAYGEGLAKEVEKALKAKNVQVVAYEGTEEKNDFSSIIAKIQLQKPDAVYFGGIYNQAGVFIKQLRDKGLDTPVIGGDGFDSAELATIAGAGANNIYFTTVAAPIDALPAAKIFAGNYQKAFKKPAQGFGAFGYDAGKVVVQGVLAAIKNNGNKLPTRVQVENAIRKGAFSGLLSGSVTFNSVGDRKAAKMYVMNVQGGKYKLATTVNVSAPRN, encoded by the coding sequence ATGAAGAAATTCGGTCTTACCGCCATGATGCTTGCTGGCGCCCTCGCGCTCGGCAACGCCAGCGCCGCCACCGTCATCAAGATTGCCACGCTGTCCCCCCTCAGCGGCGGCCAGAGCGACCTCGGCACTCAGATCAAGAACGGCGCCCAACTCGCCGTGAATGAATACAAGGCGCAATTCGCCAAGCTCGGCTTCGACCTGCAACTCGTCGGCTACGACGACCAAGCCGACCCCGCCACCGGCACCGCCTCCGCCCGCAAAATCGCCGCCGACAAGAGCATCCTCGCCGTCGTCGGCACCCTGAACAGCGGCGTCGCCATCCCGTCCAGCGCCGCGCTGCAACCCAGCCACGTCGCCATGGTGTCCCCCGCCAACACCGCCAACCAGGTCACCGACCGCGGCCTCAGCAACATGAACCGCATCGTCGCCCGTGACGACGCGCAGGGCCCCGCCGGCGCCAACTTCATCATGAGCAACCTCAAAGCCAAGAAGGTCTACATCATCAACGATAAGACCGCCTACGGCGAAGGGCTCGCGAAGGAAGTCGAGAAGGCCCTCAAGGCCAAGAACGTCCAGGTCGTCGCGTACGAAGGTACCGAAGAGAAGAACGACTTCAGCAGCATCATCGCCAAGATCCAGCTGCAGAAGCCCGACGCGGTGTACTTCGGCGGCATCTACAACCAGGCCGGCGTGTTCATCAAGCAGCTGCGCGACAAGGGCCTCGACACGCCCGTGATCGGCGGCGACGGCTTCGACAGCGCCGAACTCGCCACCATCGCCGGTGCGGGCGCCAACAACATCTACTTCACGACGGTCGCGGCGCCCATCGACGCGCTTCCCGCCGCCAAGATCTTCGCGGGCAACTACCAGAAGGCCTTCAAGAAACCCGCTCAGGGCTTCGGTGCCTTCGGCTACGACGCCGGCAAGGTCGTCGTGCAGGGCGTGCTCGCCGCCATCAAGAACAACGGCAACAAGCTCCCGACCCGCGTGCAGGTCGAGAACGCCATCCGCAAGGGCGCCTTCAGCGGTCTGCTCTCCGGCAGCGTCACGTTCAACAGCGTCGGCGACCGCAAGGCCGCGAAGATGTACGTCATGAACGTGCAGGGCGGCAAGTACAAGCTCGCCACCACCGTCAACGTCAGCGCGCCCCGAAATTAA
- a CDS encoding branched-chain amino acid ABC transporter permease, whose amino-acid sequence MDLSTLAPFLVNVVVGGLVLGFVYAIIALGYTMVYGVLQLINFAHSEVFVTGAIVGYEVFRVLEPSPMNGYLKLIIALIAAMIVSGGLNVLIERLAYRPLRNAPKLVPLITAIGVSLILQDLLKIIEGLQGRFDLTYTLPQGFSNKFCATGSSCAAFGDTLRRIGVDLQVKDIILVVVALLSLAVLNYLVNHTRLGRAIRAVAQDRVTAGLMGIDSNRMISATFLIGGALGGVSGVLFGMKFGTVNAYSGFDPGIIAFTAAVLGGIGSIPGAVLGGLLLGVIQNLIGVTNVLGSITGIANLAAIDASYQRIGAFIVLVLILIFKPTGLLGKSNTEKV is encoded by the coding sequence TTGGATCTTTCGACTCTCGCGCCGTTCCTCGTGAACGTGGTGGTCGGTGGCCTGGTACTCGGGTTCGTGTACGCCATCATCGCGCTCGGGTACACCATGGTGTACGGCGTCCTGCAGCTGATCAACTTCGCGCACAGCGAGGTGTTCGTGACCGGCGCCATCGTCGGCTATGAAGTCTTCCGGGTGCTGGAACCCAGCCCCATGAACGGCTACCTCAAGCTCATCATCGCGCTCATCGCCGCCATGATCGTCTCCGGCGGCCTGAACGTCCTGATCGAGCGCCTCGCGTACCGCCCGCTGCGCAACGCGCCCAAGCTGGTGCCGCTCATCACGGCCATCGGCGTCTCGCTGATCCTGCAGGACCTCCTGAAGATCATCGAGGGCCTGCAGGGCCGCTTCGACCTGACGTACACCCTCCCGCAGGGCTTCAGCAACAAGTTCTGCGCGACCGGCAGCAGCTGCGCGGCGTTCGGCGACACCCTGCGCCGCATCGGCGTGGACCTGCAGGTCAAGGACATCATCCTGGTGGTCGTGGCGCTGCTGTCCCTGGCGGTCCTGAACTACCTCGTGAACCACACGCGCCTGGGCCGCGCCATCCGCGCTGTCGCGCAGGACCGCGTCACGGCAGGCCTGATGGGCATCGACAGCAACCGCATGATCAGCGCGACCTTCCTGATCGGCGGCGCGCTCGGCGGCGTCAGCGGCGTGCTGTTCGGCATGAAGTTCGGCACCGTCAACGCGTACAGCGGCTTCGACCCGGGCATCATCGCGTTCACCGCCGCGGTGCTGGGCGGCATCGGCTCCATTCCCGGCGCCGTGCTCGGCGGGTTGCTGCTCGGCGTGATCCAGAACCTGATCGGCGTGACGAACGTGCTCGGCAGCATCACCGGCATCGCGAACCTCGCCGCGATTGACGCCTCGTACCAGCGCATCGGTGCGTTCATCGTGCTGGTGCTGATCCTGATCTTCAAACCGACCGGCCTGCTCGGCAAGTCCAACACGGAGAAAGTATGA
- a CDS encoding branched-chain amino acid ABC transporter permease, which yields MTAAPTQARRRQDMTLPLLLLAAVTSLVLIISQHGDVLARLGGLGTFLGNPLVRAVVLSLFLANLLFAYRWRTQPWAKVLVGAACLLLVLPWAGRDNTSLFDTAIQIGIFAALALGLNIVVGLAGLLDLGYVAFFAVGAYMWGIFGSGQIATILKYYGEHAGATNAGTLVIGLLLTVITAASMLFIRRAGKGRAPSRASSISFGLASFGLVAGLTLTGRALLVLNAAKAQGLATGLDAGFFWLFLALSIFAAAVMGVLIGLPVLRLKGDYLAIITLGLGEVIRVLANNLTLYTNGSQGTPPIKSASVPWLDALAGRLGFSPDQYPLFFLYFLVLIIISLIILVNIRLDRSRIGRAWIAIRDDEVAAQAMGIPLMRTKLIAFATGASFAGIMGMIFAAKQAATITPESFVLNQSIGVLSMVILGGMGSIPGVILGAAVVTLLNLSILPSLGEATANMNIPQQVNPAQLQRLVFGVILVVAMLFRPEGLLPNQRQAMQLHEGEDDNAPAVDSIEADSGQDAHAEMASPGLAGREDDERTGGVK from the coding sequence ATGACCGCCGCCCCCACCCAAGCCCGCCGCAGGCAGGACATGACCCTGCCGCTGCTGCTGCTGGCCGCCGTGACCAGCCTCGTCCTCATCATCTCCCAGCACGGCGACGTGCTCGCCCGCCTGGGCGGCCTGGGCACCTTCCTCGGCAACCCGCTCGTGCGCGCCGTGGTGCTGTCCCTGTTCCTCGCGAACCTGCTGTTCGCGTACCGCTGGCGCACGCAACCCTGGGCGAAGGTGCTGGTCGGCGCGGCGTGCCTGCTGCTGGTGCTGCCCTGGGCGGGCCGTGACAACACCAGCCTGTTCGACACCGCCATCCAGATCGGCATCTTCGCGGCGCTCGCGCTCGGCCTGAACATCGTGGTCGGCCTCGCCGGCCTGCTGGACCTCGGGTACGTCGCGTTCTTCGCGGTCGGCGCGTACATGTGGGGCATCTTCGGCAGCGGTCAGATCGCCACCATCCTCAAGTACTACGGTGAGCACGCCGGCGCGACCAACGCGGGCACGCTCGTGATCGGGCTGCTGCTCACGGTCATCACGGCGGCCAGCATGCTGTTCATCCGCCGCGCCGGGAAGGGCCGCGCGCCCAGCCGCGCCTCGTCCATCAGCTTCGGGCTCGCGTCGTTCGGGCTGGTTGCCGGGCTGACCCTCACGGGCCGCGCGCTGCTGGTCCTGAACGCCGCCAAGGCACAGGGCCTCGCCACCGGCCTCGATGCGGGCTTCTTCTGGCTGTTCCTGGCGCTGAGCATCTTCGCGGCGGCCGTCATGGGCGTGCTCATCGGCCTGCCGGTGCTGCGCCTCAAGGGTGACTACCTGGCGATCATCACGCTCGGCCTCGGTGAGGTCATCCGCGTGCTCGCCAACAACCTCACGCTGTACACGAACGGCTCGCAGGGCACGCCGCCCATCAAGAGCGCGTCCGTGCCGTGGCTGGACGCCCTGGCGGGCCGCCTCGGGTTCTCGCCGGATCAGTACCCGCTGTTCTTCCTGTACTTCCTGGTGCTGATCATCATCAGTCTGATCATCCTCGTGAACATCCGCTTGGACCGCTCCCGCATCGGCCGCGCGTGGATCGCCATCCGCGACGACGAGGTGGCCGCGCAGGCGATGGGCATCCCGCTGATGCGCACGAAACTGATCGCGTTCGCCACGGGCGCGAGCTTCGCAGGGATCATGGGCATGATCTTCGCGGCGAAACAGGCGGCGACCATCACACCCGAGTCGTTCGTGCTCAACCAGTCCATCGGCGTGCTCAGCATGGTCATTCTGGGCGGCATGGGCAGCATCCCCGGCGTGATCCTGGGTGCCGCTGTGGTGACGCTGCTGAACCTCAGCATCCTGCCGAGCCTCGGGGAAGCCACCGCCAACATGAACATCCCGCAGCAGGTGAACCCCGCCCAGCTGCAACGCCTCGTGTTCGGCGTCATTCTAGTGGTCGCCATGCTGTTCCGCCCGGAAGGACTGCTGCCCAACCAGCGTCAGGCGATGCAGCTGCACGAAGGCGAAGACGACAACGCGCCCGCCGTGGACAGCATCGAAGCGGACAGCGGGCAGGACGCGCACGCGGAAATGGCGTCGCCGGGCCTCGCGGGCCGCGAGGACGACGAACGCACCGGAGGAGTGAAGTAA
- a CDS encoding ABC transporter ATP-binding protein: MLEVRDLTKTFGGLLAVNSVNLTVPDRTIVSVIGPNGAGKTTFFNMITGIYQPDKGSIQLAGRELVGLRPDQVTEAGIARTFQNIRLFSTMTVEENLMIGRHPRLKASYVDALFRTRRFHEDEREAREAARAILDFVGLGRYLKEMAVNLPYGDQRTLEIARALATTPKLVLLDEPAAGMNPRETETLKALIRRIRDDLGVTVVLIEHDMRLVMTLSEHITVLDYGTKIAEGLPHQIRNDPRVMEAYLGRGAAAGDYGKEGGEVRA, from the coding sequence ATGCTGGAAGTCCGTGACCTCACCAAAACCTTCGGGGGGCTGCTGGCCGTCAACAGCGTGAACCTCACCGTGCCGGACCGCACCATCGTGAGTGTGATCGGCCCGAACGGCGCCGGCAAAACCACCTTCTTCAATATGATCACTGGCATCTACCAGCCGGACAAAGGCAGCATCCAGCTGGCCGGTCGGGAACTGGTGGGGCTGCGGCCCGACCAGGTGACCGAAGCCGGGATTGCGCGGACGTTCCAGAACATCCGCCTGTTCTCCACCATGACCGTCGAGGAGAACCTGATGATCGGCCGGCACCCGCGCCTCAAGGCGAGTTACGTGGACGCGCTGTTCCGCACGCGCCGCTTCCATGAGGATGAGCGCGAGGCGCGCGAGGCCGCGCGGGCCATCCTAGACTTCGTGGGACTGGGCCGGTACCTCAAGGAGATGGCCGTGAACCTCCCGTACGGCGATCAGCGCACCCTGGAGATCGCGCGCGCGCTCGCCACCACCCCGAAGCTGGTGCTGCTCGACGAGCCGGCGGCCGGCATGAACCCGCGCGAGACGGAGACGCTCAAGGCCCTGATTCGCCGCATCCGTGACGACCTGGGCGTGACGGTCGTGCTGATCGAGCACGACATGCGACTCGTGATGACCCTGTCCGAACACATCACCGTGCTGGACTACGGCACGAAAATCGCCGAGGGTCTCCCCCACCAGATCCGCAACGACCCGCGCGTGATGGAAGCGTACCTGGGCCGCGGCGCCGCCGCGGGCGACTACGGCAAGGAAGGCGGCGAGGTCCGTGCTTGA
- a CDS encoding ABC transporter ATP-binding protein, whose product MLELKNVQTYYGHIHALKGISMVVPEGEIVALIGGNGAGKTTTLRTVSGMIKARSGEVLLRGRNINGLSPNAIMQMGMSHVPEGRRIFPQLSVLENLEIGAYTITDRKVVAERIEEGFALFPRLAERQKQMGGTLSGGEQQMLAIARALMVDPKLLLLDEPSMGLSPKFVEVIFDIIEKLNRERSTTILLVEQNASMALAVAKHAYVLQTGELRLSGFAADIARDESVRKAYLGEE is encoded by the coding sequence GTGCTTGAACTGAAGAATGTCCAGACGTACTACGGCCACATTCACGCCCTGAAGGGCATCAGCATGGTGGTGCCCGAAGGTGAGATCGTCGCGCTGATCGGCGGGAACGGCGCCGGCAAGACGACGACGCTGCGCACGGTGAGCGGCATGATCAAGGCCCGCAGCGGCGAGGTGCTGCTGCGCGGCCGGAACATCAATGGGCTGTCGCCGAACGCGATCATGCAGATGGGCATGAGCCACGTGCCTGAGGGACGCCGCATCTTCCCGCAGCTGTCGGTGCTGGAGAACCTGGAGATCGGCGCGTACACCATCACGGACCGCAAGGTGGTGGCGGAGCGCATCGAGGAGGGGTTCGCGTTGTTCCCGCGTCTGGCGGAGCGTCAGAAGCAGATGGGCGGGACGCTCAGCGGCGGGGAGCAGCAGATGCTCGCCATTGCGCGCGCGCTGATGGTCGACCCGAAGCTGCTGCTGCTGGACGAGCCGAGCATGGGCCTGAGCCCGAAGTTCGTGGAAGTGATCTTCGACATCATCGAGAAGCTGAACCGCGAGCGGAGCACGACGATCCTGCTGGTGGAGCAGAACGCCAGCATGGCGCTCGCGGTGGCGAAGCACGCGTACGTGCTGCAGACCGGCGAGCTTCGCCTGTCGGGGTTCGCGGCGGACATCGCGCGCGACGAGAGCGTCCGCAAGGCGTACCTGGGCGAGGAGTAA
- a CDS encoding ABC transporter substrate-binding protein, translating into MKKVILTALLSAGLLGSAQAATLVYGAGGEPVSLESGNITDGNSIYVQRQIYDTLVDFKDGTTTPVPGLALSWTSNANATSWTFKLRKNVKFHDGTPFNADAVVFNVNRWWDKKDPTNNGRTFEIWGQLMGGYKGDASSVLKSVTKVDDATVRFDLNKPSTVFPSLIGAGYFGIASPTAVKNGGAKYGTPAVKPIGTGPFTFTSWNSGDRITLAPYKAYWGSKAKVDGIVFRFIKDPSARLNELKAGTIDLTSDLTPDSLNSVKADRNLTPVLKPSFNVGFLSLNVKNKYLANEKVRQAISMAINKKAIVNAFWNGLGISSASFLPPVLNWANSKDVPADYTYNPAQAKKLLAEAGYANGFSLDLWYMPVSRPYFPTPKPIAEAMAADLAGIGIKVNLKTEDWGKYLEDRNKEPGFDMYMIGWTGDYGDPDNFYAAYYGPTASDDSNWRPAALDKLLEQGRAAVGQAAKAKIYAQIHEITYKGNVRIPVVHSQPLAAARTYVKGWIPSPLGSEAFNTITLTGKK; encoded by the coding sequence ATGAAGAAAGTGATCCTTACCGCCCTGCTGTCCGCCGGCCTGCTCGGCAGCGCCCAGGCCGCCACCCTCGTGTACGGCGCCGGCGGCGAACCCGTCAGCCTCGAAAGCGGCAACATCACCGACGGCAACAGTATCTACGTGCAGCGCCAGATCTACGACACCCTCGTGGACTTCAAGGACGGCACCACCACCCCCGTCCCCGGCCTCGCGCTGTCCTGGACCAGCAACGCCAACGCCACCAGCTGGACCTTCAAGCTCCGCAAAAACGTCAAGTTCCACGACGGCACCCCGTTCAACGCCGACGCCGTCGTCTTCAACGTCAACCGCTGGTGGGACAAGAAAGACCCCACCAACAACGGCCGCACCTTCGAAATCTGGGGCCAGCTGATGGGCGGCTACAAAGGCGACGCCAGCAGCGTCCTCAAGAGCGTCACCAAAGTCGACGACGCCACCGTGCGCTTCGACCTGAACAAGCCCTCCACGGTGTTCCCCAGCCTGATCGGCGCCGGGTACTTCGGCATCGCCAGCCCCACCGCCGTCAAGAACGGCGGCGCGAAGTACGGCACCCCCGCCGTCAAGCCCATCGGCACCGGCCCGTTCACGTTCACTAGCTGGAACAGCGGCGACCGCATCACCCTCGCGCCCTACAAAGCGTACTGGGGCAGCAAGGCCAAAGTGGACGGCATCGTCTTCCGTTTCATCAAGGACCCCAGCGCCCGCCTGAACGAACTCAAGGCCGGCACCATCGACCTGACCAGTGACCTGACGCCGGACAGCCTAAACTCCGTCAAGGCCGACCGTAACCTCACGCCCGTCCTGAAGCCCAGCTTCAACGTCGGCTTCCTGAGCCTCAACGTCAAGAACAAGTACCTCGCCAACGAGAAGGTCCGCCAGGCGATCAGCATGGCCATCAACAAAAAGGCCATCGTGAACGCCTTCTGGAACGGCCTCGGCATCAGCAGCGCCAGCTTCCTGCCCCCGGTGCTCAACTGGGCGAACAGCAAGGACGTCCCCGCGGACTACACCTACAACCCCGCGCAGGCCAAGAAGCTCCTCGCCGAAGCCGGCTACGCCAACGGCTTCAGCCTGGACCTCTGGTACATGCCGGTCAGCCGCCCGTACTTCCCCACGCCCAAACCCATCGCGGAAGCCATGGCGGCGGACCTCGCCGGCATCGGCATCAAGGTCAACCTCAAGACCGAAGACTGGGGCAAGTACCTCGAGGACCGCAACAAGGAACCCGGCTTCGACATGTACATGATCGGCTGGACCGGCGACTACGGTGACCCCGACAACTTCTACGCCGCGTACTACGGCCCCACCGCCAGCGACGACAGCAACTGGCGCCCCGCCGCGCTCGACAAGCTCCTCGAGCAGGGCCGCGCCGCCGTCGGCCAGGCCGCCAAAGCCAAGATCTACGCGCAGATCCACGAAATCACCTACAAAGGCAACGTCCGCATCCCCGTCGTGCACAGCCAGCCGCTCGCGGCCGCCCGCACGTACGTGAAAGGCTGGATCCCCAGCCCGCTCGGCAGCGAAGCCTTCAACACCATCACCCTGACCGGCAAGAAATAA
- a CDS encoding ABC transporter permease, whose product MTGYILRRVLRTLAVVIGISVVVFAFVRSIPGDPATVLLGERATPQAAAALREQLGLNKPWFLNFSGGNPLDAQYPKYVGQLLSGDLGSGIKSNIAVREELKQRFPATVELSIAAILFALLIGMPLGILAALRRNSAWDNTATVVSLLGVSMPVFWLGLLLSYFFAAKLGWLPPSARLSVGLDFQPVTGLYIIDGLLRGRPDISWDALRHLLLPAIALGTIPMAIIARITRSSLLDVLGQDYVRTAKAKGLAPRRVTIKHALRNALLPVVTVIGLQIGALLGGAVLTETIFSWPGLGSYVFDGINNRDYPVIQGGVIFAALIVSVVNLLVDLSYAALDPRIQYH is encoded by the coding sequence TTGACCGGATACATTTTGCGACGCGTCCTGCGCACCCTCGCCGTCGTCATCGGCATCAGCGTGGTCGTGTTCGCGTTCGTGCGCTCCATCCCCGGCGACCCCGCCACCGTCCTGCTCGGCGAACGCGCCACCCCCCAGGCCGCCGCCGCCCTGCGTGAACAGCTCGGCCTGAACAAGCCCTGGTTCCTGAACTTCAGCGGTGGCAACCCCCTCGACGCGCAGTACCCCAAGTACGTCGGGCAGTTGCTCAGCGGCGACCTCGGCAGCGGCATCAAGAGCAACATCGCCGTGCGCGAGGAACTCAAGCAGCGCTTCCCCGCCACCGTGGAACTGTCCATCGCCGCGATCCTGTTCGCGCTGCTCATCGGCATGCCGCTCGGCATTCTCGCGGCGCTGCGCCGCAACAGCGCCTGGGACAACACCGCCACCGTCGTCAGCCTGCTCGGCGTGAGCATGCCCGTGTTCTGGCTCGGGCTGCTCCTCAGCTACTTCTTCGCCGCGAAACTCGGCTGGTTGCCGCCCAGCGCGCGCCTGTCGGTCGGCCTGGACTTCCAGCCCGTCACGGGCCTGTACATCATTGACGGCCTGCTCCGCGGCCGCCCGGACATCAGCTGGGACGCGCTGCGGCACCTGCTGCTCCCCGCCATTGCGCTCGGCACGATCCCCATGGCGATCATCGCGCGCATCACCCGCAGCAGCCTCCTCGACGTACTCGGCCAGGACTACGTCCGCACCGCCAAAGCCAAAGGGCTTGCGCCGCGCCGCGTCACCATCAAGCACGCGCTCCGCAACGCCCTGCTGCCCGTCGTGACCGTCATCGGCCTGCAGATCGGCGCGCTGCTTGGCGGCGCCGTACTCACCGAAACGATCTTCTCGTGGCCCGGCCTCGGCAGTTACGTGTTCGACGGCATCAACAACCGCGACTACCCCGTCATCCAGGGCGGCGTGATCTTCGCGGCGCTGATCGTGTCCGTCGTGAACCTGCTCGTCGACCTCAGCTACGCGGCGCTCGACCCGCGCATTCAATACCACTAA
- a CDS encoding ABC transporter permease — protein sequence MTTTTPTQATPRKRSQSVFWRRFRRSTPGKVGAVIVIVFVLLALLAPVIKPYNPTGDVDYLFRLKAPSIMALWNKDVATTYTDATTGKVDIWRHPFGTDNLGRDIATRVLHGTQISLKVGVLSTVLAMLLGTLLGVLSGYYGGWIDTLTGYVGDVMLAFPSILLAIGFASIFSGDQSPLFIQAIDRLFALNSPQLVTAMLAVSLVQVPVYMRLARAVVLSVREREFVQAAGALGATQSRTIFRHVLPNSLSPLIVQGALSVATATIEVAALGFIGLGAQPPLPEWGTMLADSKEYYTTAAWTMIFPGLAILLTVLGFNLLGDGLRDVLDPRSTN from the coding sequence GTGACGACCACCACCCCCACCCAGGCGACCCCCCGCAAACGCTCACAGAGCGTCTTCTGGCGCCGCTTCCGCCGCAGCACGCCCGGCAAGGTCGGCGCGGTCATCGTGATCGTGTTCGTGCTGCTCGCGCTGCTCGCCCCCGTCATCAAGCCCTACAACCCCACGGGCGACGTCGACTACCTGTTCCGCCTGAAGGCGCCCAGCATCATGGCGCTGTGGAACAAGGACGTCGCCACGACGTACACCGACGCCACCACCGGCAAGGTGGACATCTGGCGGCACCCGTTCGGCACCGACAACCTCGGCCGTGACATCGCCACGCGCGTCCTGCACGGCACGCAGATCAGCCTGAAAGTCGGCGTGCTGTCCACCGTGCTCGCCATGCTGCTCGGCACGCTCCTCGGCGTGCTCAGCGGGTACTACGGCGGGTGGATCGATACGCTCACCGGGTACGTCGGTGACGTGATGCTCGCGTTCCCGAGCATCCTGCTCGCCATCGGCTTCGCGAGCATTTTCAGCGGGGACCAGTCGCCGCTGTTCATTCAGGCCATCGACCGCTTGTTCGCGCTGAACAGCCCGCAGCTGGTGACCGCCATGCTGGCCGTGTCGCTCGTGCAGGTGCCGGTGTACATGCGCCTCGCGCGCGCCGTCGTGCTCAGCGTCCGCGAACGCGAGTTCGTGCAGGCCGCCGGCGCGCTCGGTGCCACGCAGAGCCGCACTATCTTCCGCCACGTCCTCCCGAACAGCCTGTCGCCGCTGATCGTGCAGGGCGCCCTGAGCGTCGCCACGGCCACCATCGAGGTGGCGGCGCTGGGCTTCATCGGCCTGGGCGCGCAGCCGCCCCTGCCGGAGTGGGGCACCATGCTGGCCGACAGCAAGGAGTACTACACCACCGCCGCGTGGACGATGATCTTCCCGGGTCTGGCGATCCTGCTGACCGTGCTGGGCTTCAACCTGCTCGGCGACGGTCTGCGCGACGTCCTCGACCCCCGCAGCACCAACTGA